From Rhopalosiphum padi isolate XX-2018 chromosome 2, ASM2088224v1, whole genome shotgun sequence:
tatatatgtataatatatatatatttataactgtaggttttatattattaactctaCAGTGTAGATTCTCTGAGGTTCAAAGTACTTTCTCACACACTTTTACTGGTAATTTATCGGATAAGATCTAAGTGTATATGCTTAAAAACTATgtggtattaactattaaacaaGGAAACtgatgttgaaaaataattttaaaccttGGACAGCTCCGATTTGAAACGATTTAATAGTTCTTAGTCAAATAAGATGTCATTCGTGTCATATTAGTTGCATGAATAGTTCCCCtgaagtaaattaatataacaagtGATTGACAAaaacatataacatttaattttaataggttgCTTGTACattggtaatataaaaaaaataacaattataccttaatacgaaataaaacactacatcaaatattttttacaaaaaatggtATATGGCACTAAGTACATAAACATATCAATAGGAAAACATGCACTTCTAACtactttaaataaacaaatacaatttttattttatataacagtataaattaaactaaactaGCTAGTCAATAAATAGTATGgtcttaaattaaatgttagaaaatgtatataatttatagggaACCACGTACAAAgttggtaaataaataataaaacatttttaaactaaacaattattatggaatattactcaaataaatacataatattccattaaaaatacataaacaaccTAAGTAAGAGGATCTgagaataaaaaagtaaaaattaaatctatttgtGGCGTGCTTTCATGACGACCCTGAACGATTGTGGAGTCAGTGTGATACCGACTTGACCATCCATGCTAGGTAATTCGTCACCATCAGGTAGACATACATCGAATTCGTGTAACAAGGTCGAAAAGAACAAATATAGTTCCATTTGAGCTAACGTCTCACCCAGGCATTTTCTCCgaccttttataaaaaaaaaaaaaaaaaaaatgcaacaattaattactatttcataaaatatcacttataatttataacacataggtacatttattatgcatattatgtgtatatagtatacgataatatattgtattatgtatttagaaaaaaatataatagcttACCGACTCCGAAAGGTAAAAAACAATCGGGTTTTTTCACTTTGCCTTCGGCATTTATAAATCTCTCCGGCTTAAACGCCTCCGGTTCGTCCCATAAGTTCGGGTCGTTGTGTACAAAGTGTTGTAAAGGTATGATTTGAGCGCCCGTCGGTATATGATAACCATTGAGTGTTACATCACTGTTAAAACAATACAACACTTCGTGAAATGCTcgcacgtataatataatatttgacgaCCGTGTTACATATACGAAACGAGAATAAACAATTTACCTGGTTGTTGCGTGTGTCGTGCCCAAAGGCGTGATACTCGATTTCCGCAGTACTTCGTATAAGGTAGCCTGTGTATATGGTAAATTGGGGTAATCGTCGAGCACTGGCGATTTATATTGACCCACAACCGAATCGATCTCGTCTTGCACCTTGGTCATCACATCCGGATAATGGAGCATGTACACCATGGCCCACAAAATCGTATTCTTAATAGTCTCCATGCCGGCCGAAAACAAGTCACCGAGAATTTGCTGGACCTGCCGGTTTGGATCCAAACCCTGAAATAGTTGATCCATCGTGCCGGCTTCCTGGGAGCGTTTTATCTCCAACAAGTAAGCGTCGACCAGGTCTCGAATGCAATTCGGATCGAATGTACTCCTGTGTTCatcgataatattttgaaagtatCCGGCGATTTCTCGATGGTTATTCTTGATTTTTTCCTGTATGTTTCGTTCGTCATTAATATGACGTCTCGGCAAAAACAAACTCACCGGCCTCAACATGCCGAACAGCTTGAAACCTTCATCGACCATGTGCATGTACCGCTCGAAGCGCGGGTCGTTCGGTTCGAATCTAACACTCATCGTCAATGAACTAATTACGTTGGTGATGGCCAGACATAACGAACCAGCATTTAGATCTATTGGTTTACCACAAGCCTTGTGAAATGTTTCCGTTAACGTCGATACTTCGatctgtgtaaaaaaaaaattaattaataataataagcgta
This genomic window contains:
- the LOC132920890 gene encoding cytochrome P450 18a1-like, whose translation is MTAEIMSDGGGYSRELWLNAVAAALGLTYSAYQQLRAARTLPPGPWGVPFLGYAPFLSNHCTYLKYNELARRYGPICSFTQRGNTVILLSDHKLIKTAFDMKQITGRPNDGYMDIIGGYGAVNSTGKLWESQRKFLHLVLRHMGMTFTGHNRLNMENRIMIEVSTLTETFHKACGKPIDLNAGSLCLAITNVISSLTMSVRFEPNDPRFERYMHMVDEGFKLFGMLRPVSLFLPRRHINDERNIQEKIKNNHREIAGYFQNIIDEHRSTFDPNCIRDLVDAYLLEIKRSQEAGTMDQLFQGLDPNRQVQQILGDLFSAGMETIKNTILWAMVYMLHYPDVMTKVQDEIDSVVGQYKSPVLDDYPNLPYTQATLYEVLRKSSITPLGTTHATTSDVTLNGYHIPTGAQIIPLQHFVHNDPNLWDEPEAFKPERFINAEGKVKKPDCFLPFGVGRRKCLGETLAQMELYLFFSTLLHEFDVCLPDGDELPSMDGQVGITLTPQSFRVVMKARHK